A genomic segment from Rhodothermales bacterium encodes:
- the smc gene encoding chromosome segregation protein SMC: MRCRQFCIAAISGIRHAPRRARHALSSSLRGCVPQLKHAMYLSKLTMHGFKSFAQQTELKFDPGVTAVVGPNGCGKSNIVDAVRWVTGEQRSRILRSEKMDSVIFNGTARRRPLGMAEVTLTIENTRGVLPTEYAEVTIGRRLYRSGESEYLLNGVQCRLKDILDLFMDTGMGPGAYSVIELKMIEEILSENTQERRHLFEEAAGITKYKLRRTQALRKLDSTQANLTRIRDLTDEIGKRVQTLKGQAEKAAQAREVQVRLRELELSLAQIELNRLRSLEEKLSKETQQLKDQIDVHTAEESREEADMEALRVELVGQEKTLSARQQDLNQHLDKVRSLETERRLALERMETAHRNLERAHREQEEEGKRIHELQEQVEKLKIEMTEAQPVLERARKVAADAKVESEERNARAKEAWKTAQSLRETEEAAERTRLEQRRTLDRLASRIELVEQDLVGVHEQAAALEQSVADALGKRDQFAATLGKQKQQLEQSRLALSEAERIHGEAQQKHEKGMEDLRRIERQFDAVSAEVQLLESLISSYEDLSEAAQYLAENTGWTRDELTTVADVIGAEEEHSRALDAALGAYASCIVVKTEAEARQAITLLRNEQKGRTNIIVLSRLKKPMHSIEIIEEAADRGARPMTDIARVREPAYQTLCDTLLHNCFLVNSLEHGQDLLDTMEEMATMLYDTVLPLRYYAPSGEWLDARGIICGGSTRGDDSVRTGRLQRREQYDAAVENLKSLEAALNQKQRITQQLREALASIPVDERRQALRQVEQQYNEAERMFSRVQHEHASADQRREELADRIAHMMETVSSGRTQIASLQEPVKEMEAKVVALRAERGAAEEAFRAAEADNREALNKYNDANLAAVQARNHFDNVSRDLERSKQDIAHLQGRQQAREQHVASLKKIIEDNLVAKESYDLQIKDLYALHADLEAAVSEAEQDRAETQERIRNLELRLRALRQSREQGLREETQRAVRLTEVQTRAIDLVKKIEEDFERSLIEDPVTVAGDFDDRNARQEVQSLRARLRAMGSINELALESYEEEKERFEFMSAQRRDLEEAEQTLLDTITEINVTAAACFDETFQEVRRNFAHLFSTLFGKDDTADLLLSDPNDPLESPIEIVAKPKGKRPSAISQLSGGEKTLTATALLFAIYLVKPSPFCILDEVDAPLDEANVERFMQLIREFSNNTQFILVTHNRRTMELADRLYGITMQEQGVSKLVGVKFDERVELTEEQ, from the coding sequence ATGCGCTGTCGACAATTCTGCATCGCCGCGATCTCTGGCATCCGTCACGCACCACGTCGCGCGCGGCACGCCCTTTCGTCATCCCTCCGGGGGTGCGTCCCTCAGTTAAAGCACGCCATGTACCTCAGTAAGCTAACCATGCACGGTTTCAAGAGCTTCGCGCAGCAGACGGAGCTCAAGTTCGATCCGGGCGTGACGGCCGTCGTTGGTCCCAACGGCTGTGGCAAATCCAACATCGTCGACGCCGTGCGGTGGGTGACCGGCGAGCAGCGCTCCCGGATCCTCCGTTCGGAGAAGATGGACAGCGTCATTTTCAACGGCACCGCGCGCCGGCGCCCCCTCGGCATGGCCGAGGTGACGCTGACGATCGAAAACACCCGCGGCGTGCTGCCCACGGAATACGCCGAGGTGACGATAGGCCGGCGGCTGTACCGGTCGGGCGAATCGGAATACCTGCTCAACGGCGTCCAGTGCCGGCTGAAGGACATCCTGGATCTCTTCATGGATACGGGGATGGGCCCCGGCGCGTATTCGGTCATCGAGCTCAAGATGATCGAGGAGATCCTCTCCGAAAACACCCAGGAGCGCCGGCATCTGTTCGAGGAAGCCGCCGGCATCACGAAATACAAGCTGCGGCGCACGCAGGCGCTGCGGAAGCTGGACAGCACCCAGGCCAACCTGACGCGCATCCGCGACCTGACGGACGAGATCGGGAAGCGGGTGCAGACGCTGAAAGGGCAGGCCGAAAAGGCGGCGCAGGCCCGCGAAGTGCAGGTGCGGCTCCGGGAGCTGGAGCTGTCGCTCGCCCAGATCGAACTCAACCGGCTGCGCTCGCTCGAGGAAAAACTCAGCAAGGAAACGCAGCAGCTGAAGGATCAGATCGACGTGCACACCGCCGAAGAGTCGCGCGAGGAAGCCGACATGGAGGCGCTGCGGGTCGAACTCGTAGGGCAGGAAAAGACGCTGTCGGCCCGGCAGCAGGATCTGAACCAGCATCTGGACAAGGTGCGGTCGCTGGAGACCGAGCGCCGGCTGGCGCTCGAACGCATGGAGACGGCGCACCGCAACCTAGAGCGCGCGCACCGCGAGCAGGAAGAGGAAGGAAAACGGATCCACGAACTGCAGGAGCAGGTGGAGAAGCTCAAGATCGAGATGACCGAGGCCCAGCCCGTGCTGGAGCGCGCCCGGAAGGTCGCCGCGGATGCCAAGGTGGAGAGCGAGGAGCGCAACGCCCGGGCCAAGGAAGCCTGGAAGACGGCGCAGAGCCTGCGTGAGACCGAGGAAGCCGCCGAGCGCACGCGCCTCGAGCAGCGGCGGACGCTCGACCGGCTCGCCAGCCGCATCGAACTCGTCGAGCAGGATCTCGTCGGCGTGCACGAACAGGCGGCTGCGCTCGAGCAATCCGTCGCGGATGCCCTCGGCAAGCGGGACCAGTTCGCCGCCACGCTCGGAAAGCAGAAGCAGCAGCTCGAACAGTCGCGCCTGGCGCTGAGCGAGGCGGAGCGCATCCACGGAGAAGCCCAGCAGAAGCACGAAAAGGGCATGGAAGACCTCCGCCGCATCGAACGCCAGTTCGACGCGGTGTCGGCCGAGGTGCAGCTGCTCGAAAGCCTGATCTCATCGTACGAGGATCTCTCCGAAGCGGCCCAGTATCTGGCCGAGAACACGGGCTGGACGCGCGATGAACTGACGACCGTGGCCGACGTGATCGGCGCCGAGGAGGAACACAGCCGCGCACTGGACGCCGCGCTGGGGGCGTACGCCAGCTGCATCGTGGTGAAGACCGAAGCCGAGGCCCGCCAGGCCATCACGCTGCTCCGCAACGAGCAGAAGGGGCGGACGAACATCATCGTGCTCTCCCGGCTCAAAAAGCCCATGCACTCGATCGAGATCATCGAGGAAGCCGCCGACCGGGGCGCGCGCCCGATGACCGACATCGCCCGCGTGCGCGAGCCGGCCTATCAGACCCTCTGCGACACGCTCCTCCATAACTGCTTCCTCGTCAATTCGCTGGAGCACGGCCAGGACCTCCTCGACACGATGGAGGAAATGGCGACGATGCTGTACGACACGGTCCTCCCCCTCCGCTACTACGCGCCGTCGGGTGAGTGGCTGGACGCGCGGGGGATCATCTGCGGCGGCAGCACCCGCGGGGACGACTCGGTGCGGACCGGCCGGCTCCAGCGCCGCGAACAGTACGACGCCGCCGTCGAGAACCTCAAAAGCCTGGAAGCGGCGCTGAACCAGAAGCAGCGCATCACCCAGCAGCTGCGCGAGGCGCTGGCTTCCATCCCGGTCGACGAGCGCCGGCAGGCGCTCCGCCAGGTGGAGCAGCAGTATAACGAAGCCGAACGGATGTTCAGCCGCGTGCAACACGAGCACGCCTCGGCCGACCAGCGCCGCGAGGAGCTGGCGGACCGCATCGCCCACATGATGGAGACGGTGTCCTCCGGGCGCACGCAGATCGCGTCGCTCCAGGAGCCGGTGAAGGAGATGGAGGCCAAGGTCGTCGCCCTGCGCGCCGAGCGCGGCGCGGCGGAAGAGGCGTTCCGGGCCGCCGAGGCGGACAACCGGGAGGCGCTCAATAAATACAACGACGCCAACCTCGCCGCCGTCCAGGCCCGCAACCACTTCGACAATGTGAGCCGCGACCTGGAGCGGAGCAAGCAGGACATTGCGCACCTGCAAGGCCGGCAGCAGGCGCGCGAGCAGCATGTCGCGTCGCTCAAAAAGATCATCGAGGACAACCTGGTCGCCAAGGAGAGCTACGACCTCCAGATCAAGGACCTCTACGCGCTCCACGCCGACCTCGAGGCCGCCGTGTCCGAGGCCGAGCAGGACCGGGCCGAGACCCAGGAGCGCATCCGCAACCTCGAACTCCGTCTCCGCGCCCTGCGCCAGAGCCGCGAGCAGGGGCTGCGCGAGGAAACGCAGCGCGCCGTCCGCCTCACCGAGGTGCAGACGCGCGCCATCGATCTCGTCAAGAAGATCGAAGAGGACTTTGAACGCTCGCTCATCGAAGACCCGGTGACGGTCGCCGGCGATTTCGACGACCGGAACGCGCGCCAGGAGGTGCAGTCGCTCCGCGCACGGCTCCGCGCCATGGGCTCGATCAACGAACTGGCGCTGGAGAGCTACGAGGAGGAAAAAGAACGCTTCGAGTTCATGAGCGCACAGCGGCGCGACCTCGAGGAGGCGGAGCAGACGCTGCTCGATACCATCACCGAGATCAACGTGACGGCGGCGGCGTGTTTCGACGAGACCTTCCAGGAGGTGCGCCGCAACTTCGCGCACCTGTTCTCGACGCTCTTCGGGAAGGACGATACGGCCGATCTCCTCCTCAGCGATCCGAACGATCCGCTCGAGTCGCCGATCGAAATCGTGGCCAAGCCGAAAGGCAAGCGGCCCAGCGCGATCTCACAGCTCTCCGGCGGCGAAAAAACGCTCACCGCCACGGCGCTCCTGTTTGCGATCTATCTCGTCAAACCGAGCCCGTTCTGCATCCTCGACGAGGTCGACGCCCCGCTCGACGAAGCCAACGTCGAGCGCTTCATGCAGCTCATCCGCGAGTTCTCCAACAACACGCAGTTCATCCTGGTGACGCACAACCGCCGCACGATGGAACTGGCCGACCGCCTCTACGGCATCACGATGCAGGAGCAGGGCGTCTCCAAACTCGTCGGCGTCAAGTTCGACGAACGGGTGGAGCTGACGGAAGAACAGTGA
- the clpB gene encoding ATP-dependent chaperone ClpB produces MNLQKFTVKAQETVKRATEIAASNNHQGVEPVHLLKSFLSDTQGVVLSIFNKLGVNNSFLDVKAEQLMGKLPVVTGASVSGQFVGNELKKVFDRALAEAEVLKDEYVASEHLLIALAEGKNDLGVFLREQGVGKDSILALLKDIRGGQRASDPHAEDRYDALKRYTRDLNDLARKGKIDPVIGRDEEIRRVLQILSRRTKNNPVLIGEPGVGKTAIAEGLAIRIVQGDVPENLKSKRILALDLGSLIAGAKYRGEFEDRLKAVVKEVTDSGGELVLFIDEIHTLVGAGAAEGAVDAANILKPALARGELRAIGATTLDEYRKYLEKDKALERRFQTVVVDEPSVEDTISILRGIKDRYEVHHGVRILDGAIVAAAELSHRYITARFLPDKAIDLIDEAAARLRIEIDSMPEELDALERQIRQLEIEREAVKRDGDESKLSSINEQRANLEEERNALQVRWQREKDLIVQIQQAKEEIESLRTQAENLERMGDYGKVAEIRYGTVPQLEKQVEEAKSKLDEVQKKGALLKEEIDAEDIAAIVSRWTGIPVSRMLESEREKLLKMEDELARRVVGQKDALEAVSNAVRRGRAGLQEETRPIGSFIFLGTTGVGKTELAKALASFLFNDEQALVRIDMSEYQERHTVSRLIGAPPGYVGHEEGGQLTEAVRRRPYSVVLLDEIEKAHPEVFNILLQVLDDGRLTDNKGRTADFKNTIIIMTSNLGSEVIQERIDALDGELTPAAEDRLQEDLMGLLKKRLRPEFLNRIDEVVMFHPLQKEHIRKIVEIQFARIQRIAARSHNITLELTEPAMDWLAAGGFDPVFGARPLKRVLQRQVENKLAEELLSGFVQEGDLVQIDLAPDKSGLTFEILKHPEVVEA; encoded by the coding sequence ATGAACTTGCAGAAATTTACGGTTAAGGCGCAGGAGACGGTGAAGCGCGCGACGGAGATCGCGGCTTCGAACAATCACCAGGGGGTCGAGCCGGTTCACCTGCTCAAATCCTTCCTGAGCGATACCCAGGGCGTCGTCCTGTCCATATTCAATAAGCTGGGCGTCAACAACAGCTTTCTCGACGTCAAGGCGGAACAGCTGATGGGCAAGCTGCCGGTGGTGACCGGCGCGAGCGTCTCGGGCCAGTTCGTCGGGAACGAACTCAAAAAGGTATTCGACCGCGCGCTCGCCGAGGCGGAAGTGCTCAAGGACGAATACGTCGCCAGCGAACACCTGCTCATCGCGCTCGCCGAGGGGAAAAACGACCTCGGGGTGTTTCTCCGCGAACAGGGCGTGGGCAAGGATAGCATCCTGGCGCTGCTGAAGGATATCCGGGGCGGTCAACGCGCCTCCGACCCGCACGCCGAAGATCGCTACGACGCCCTCAAGCGGTACACGCGCGACCTCAACGACCTCGCCCGCAAGGGCAAGATCGACCCCGTCATCGGGCGGGACGAGGAGATCCGGCGCGTGCTCCAGATCCTGTCGCGGCGCACGAAGAACAACCCGGTCCTGATCGGTGAACCCGGCGTGGGCAAGACGGCCATCGCCGAAGGGCTCGCCATCCGGATCGTGCAGGGCGACGTGCCCGAAAACCTGAAGTCGAAGCGCATCCTCGCGCTGGATCTCGGCTCGCTCATCGCCGGCGCCAAATACCGCGGCGAATTCGAGGACCGTCTGAAGGCGGTTGTCAAGGAAGTGACCGACTCCGGCGGCGAACTCGTGCTGTTCATCGACGAGATCCACACGCTCGTCGGCGCCGGCGCGGCCGAGGGTGCGGTGGACGCGGCCAACATCCTGAAGCCGGCGCTCGCGCGTGGCGAGCTGCGCGCCATCGGCGCCACGACGCTCGACGAGTACCGCAAATACCTCGAAAAAGACAAGGCCCTCGAACGCCGCTTCCAGACCGTCGTCGTCGACGAGCCGAGCGTGGAGGACACCATCTCGATCCTGCGCGGCATCAAGGACCGGTACGAGGTGCACCACGGGGTGCGCATCCTCGACGGCGCCATCGTCGCCGCCGCCGAACTCAGCCACCGCTATATCACCGCCCGCTTCCTGCCGGACAAGGCGATCGACCTGATCGACGAGGCCGCCGCGCGGCTCCGCATCGAAATCGACTCGATGCCCGAAGAGCTCGACGCCCTCGAACGCCAGATCCGCCAGCTCGAAATCGAGCGCGAAGCCGTCAAGCGGGACGGGGACGAGTCCAAGCTGAGCTCCATCAACGAACAGCGGGCCAACCTCGAGGAAGAGCGCAACGCACTCCAGGTGCGCTGGCAGCGGGAAAAGGACCTCATCGTCCAGATCCAGCAGGCCAAGGAAGAAATCGAATCCCTCCGCACCCAGGCCGAAAACCTGGAGCGGATGGGCGACTACGGCAAGGTGGCGGAAATCCGCTACGGGACCGTGCCGCAGCTCGAGAAACAGGTCGAGGAAGCCAAGAGCAAGCTCGACGAGGTGCAGAAGAAGGGCGCGCTGCTCAAGGAGGAAATCGACGCCGAGGACATCGCGGCGATCGTGTCGCGGTGGACCGGCATCCCGGTGTCGCGGATGCTCGAGAGCGAGCGCGAGAAGCTGCTCAAGATGGAGGACGAGCTGGCGCGCCGCGTGGTGGGCCAGAAGGATGCCCTCGAGGCCGTCTCGAACGCGGTGCGCCGCGGCCGCGCCGGCCTGCAGGAAGAGACGCGCCCGATCGGGTCGTTCATCTTCCTCGGTACCACCGGCGTCGGGAAAACCGAGCTCGCGAAGGCGCTGGCCAGTTTCCTGTTCAACGACGAGCAAGCCCTGGTGCGCATCGACATGAGCGAGTACCAGGAGCGCCACACCGTCAGCCGCCTGATCGGCGCGCCTCCGGGGTACGTGGGGCACGAGGAGGGCGGACAGCTGACCGAGGCGGTGCGTCGCCGGCCCTACTCGGTCGTCCTGCTCGACGAAATCGAGAAGGCGCACCCCGAGGTGTTCAACATCCTGTTGCAGGTGCTGGACGACGGCCGGCTCACCGATAACAAAGGGCGCACGGCCGACTTTAAGAACACCATCATCATCATGACCAGCAACCTGGGCTCGGAGGTCATCCAGGAGCGGATTGATGCGCTCGACGGCGAACTCACGCCGGCGGCCGAGGATCGCCTCCAGGAAGATCTGATGGGGCTGCTGAAGAAACGGCTCCGCCCCGAGTTCCTGAACCGGATCGACGAGGTGGTCATGTTCCACCCGCTCCAGAAGGAGCACATCCGCAAGATCGTCGAGATCCAGTTCGCCCGCATCCAGCGCATCGCGGCGCGGAGCCACAACATCACGCTCGAACTCACCGAGCCGGCGATGGACTGGCTGGCCGCCGGCGGGTTCGACCCCGTCTTCGGCGCCCGACCGCTCAAGCGCGTCCTCCAGCGTCAGGTGGAGAACAAGCTGGCCGAGGAACTGCTCTCCGGCTTCGTCCAGGAAGGAGACCTGGTCCAGATCGATCTGGCGCCGGACAAGTCGGGACTCACCTTCGAGATCCTCAAACATCCCGAAGTGGTCGAGGCATAA